The Triticum dicoccoides isolate Atlit2015 ecotype Zavitan chromosome 6A, WEW_v2.0, whole genome shotgun sequence genome has a window encoding:
- the LOC119318745 gene encoding epimerase family protein SDR39U1 homolog, chloroplastic-like → MAIRVLFPSSQPQPQPHLQPSRSSTTTRRSSRQRRGFCCFCSSTSSGGGDEVSSSSSMMTVSITGATGFIGRRLVDKLLSEDHKVCVLTRSTSKNKASSVFPASRYPGVTIADKEGDWERCIRDSTGVVNLAGMPISTRWSPEVKSEILQSRVNVTSKVVDHINTSSNGNGPSVFVSATAVGYYGTSETDSFDESSPSGNDYLAHVCREWEGRARQVKQEHVRLVLIRIGVVLGKDGGALAKMIPLFMMFAGGPLGTGTQWFSWIHLDDLVDLIYESLRNPAYTGVINGTAPNPVRLSELCDRLGQVVGRPSWLPVPGLAIKALLGEGATVVLDGQKVLPAKATQLGFSYRYPYVRDALKAIAKQL, encoded by the exons ATGGCCATCCGCGTCTTGTTTCCCTCCTcccaaccccaaccccaaccccatcTCCAACCGAGTAGGAGTAGCACGACGACTAGGAGGAGTAGCAGACAGCGGCGAGGATTCTGCTGCTTCTGTTCAAGCacaagcagcggcggcggcgatgaggtcTCCTCCAGCTCATCGATGATGACTGTGTCCATCACCGGAGCCACGGGGTTCATCGGACGCAGGCTCGTCGACAAGCTCCTATCCG AGGATCACAAGGTGTGCGTCTTGACACGCTCCACCTCCAAGAACAAGGCCTCCTCTGTTTTCCCTG CTTCGAGGTATCCGGGCGTGACCATCGCGGACAAGGAGGGAGATTGGGAGCGATGCATCAGGGACTCAACTGGTGTTGTCAACCTGGCAGGAATGCCCATCAGCACCAGGTGGTCACCAGAG GTTAAGAGCGAAATTCTGCAGAGCCGAGTGAATGTCACCTCAAAG GTTGTGGATCACATCAATACTAGCAGCAATGGCAATGGTCCCTCTGTTTTCGTCAGTGCAACAGCCGTCGGCTACTACG GCACCAGCGAGACGGACAGCTTCGATGAATCCAGCCCATCAGGCAACGACTACCTGGCACATGTATGCCGAGAATGGGAGGGCCGGGCACGGCAAGTGAAGCAGGAGCACGTCCGGCTGGTGCTCATTCGGATCGGAGTCGTCCTCGGCAAGGACGGCGGCGCTCTGGCCAAGATGATCCCCCTCTTCATGATGTTTGCCGGTGGGCCGCTCGGCACAGGAACACAATG GTTCTCTTGGATTCATTTGGACGACCTGGTGGATCTCATCTACGAGTCCCTGCGGAACCCGGCCTACACGGGCGTCATCAACGGCACGGCGCCCAATCCGGTGCGGCTGTCGGAGCTGTGCGACCGGCTGGGGCAGGTGGTGGGGCGCCCGTCCTGGCTGCCGGTGCCGGGGCTGGCCATCAAGGCTCTGCTGGGAGAAGGCGCGACGGTGGTGCTGGATGGCCAGAAGGTGCTCCCGGCCAAGGCCACCCAGCTCGGCTTCTCCTACCGCTACCCCTACGTTCGAGATGCGCTCAAGGCCATCGCCAAACAACTCTAG
- the LOC119314861 gene encoding cation/H(+) antiporter 15-like isoform X1: MESGVECADVVHGDYFMGGMMVINGLMALVLLLSGLFHSLLRRLGQPSIISHILAGVVVGPTFLGRAVDLRRLGMHNAGSALGDTIYYLRIVFMFFLGLEMDLRYLRHNLRRSLLLACGGSAISFLLAVAAGPFFYGMLHPSSAATFHPQKLYASTALFILVLTSTASPVLIRIVTELKLTTSETGQLAIGAAFATDIASLTAISMMVVNPTIFGHDGKPLPSRSSSSSCSTQFLLFLWMALVVCVAVGVAVRAARLINRMKRGRQYVSKYELLGMLLLIVGLSLAVQFMGYSASMAAFLIGLAVPREGPLARTLVDRLTYPVHQMVMPLCFGAIGARLDFAEIGRFTATQFAFAVAFTTAVSSAGKVGGTVLVGRWLGMSAREALVLGFLLNVKGYSDILAINLADKSNVWGDTAQVVLVVASIVNTFMAGPASAAIVRQQRRAFKYRSHCLQELRVEQELRVLVCVHGAGGVQAMLTLAELSKGSSAPVAVYLLHLVELQTARKYAITHLYNNQSLDSKEEEDARWGYSWEMEQVTAAVHAFSTYDAAVPLPVRQMTAISSLASMDEDVRNGVEDARASLVIVPFHKEQRYDGRMVSRRGGDGRRQLNQRILQRARCTVGILVERRLPSIPGISAGPTPMPERDLDLDLEEVQAVPQGDEEAVQHQVVAVFLSGADDREAVAYATRLSAHPSVSVSVSRFMLPEESRTSMRMSEEEAEDEEFMAEVRARFVSPGQVTYTERYVSNGVETLESLSSMVGECSLLVVGRGGGEGGGGAARNTMTRGMAGLEVEEEECPELGAIGEVLASDDFLGCSASVLVLQQHKLHRRMRTWKQKQHSQSSQSQHGGGRALPLPDDEDDDIFDWNYD, translated from the coding sequence ATGGAGTCCGGCGTGGAGTGCGCGGACGTGGTCCACGGCGACTACTTCATGGGCGGCATGATGGTGATCAACGGCCTCATggccctcgtcctcctcctctcgggCCTCTTCCACTCCTtgctccgccgcctcggccagccCAGCATCATCTCCCACATCCTCGCCGGCGTCGTCGTCGGCCCCACCTTCCTCGGCCGCGCCGTCGACCTGCGCCGCCTGGGCATGCACAACGCCGGCAGCGCGCTGGGCGACACCATCTACTACCTCCGCATCGTCTTCATGTTCTTCCTCGGCCTCGAGATGGACCTGCGCTACCTCCGCCACAACCTGCGCCGCTCCCTCCTGCTCGCCTGCGGCGGCTCCGCCATCAGCTTCCTCCTCGCCGTCGCCGCGGGGCCCTTCTTCTACGGCATGCTCCACCCAAGCTCCGCCGCCACCTTCCACCCCCAGAAGCTCTACGCCTCCACCGCGCTCTTCATCCTCGTGCTCACCAGCACCGCCTCCCCGGTGCTCATCCGCATCGTCACCGAGCTCAAGCTGACCACCTCCGAGACCGGCCAGCTCGCCATCGGCGCCGCCTTCGCCACCGACATCGCCAGCCTCACCGCCATCAGCATGATGGTGGTCAACCCCACCATCTTCGGCCACGACGGCAAGCCCCtcccgtcgcgctcctcctcctcctcttgctcCACGCAGTTCCTCCTCTTCCTCTGGATGGCGCTGGTGGTGTGCGTCGCCGTGGGCGTGGCCGTGAGGGCGGCCAGGCTGATCAACCGGATGAAGCGGGGCCGGCAGTACGTGAGCAAGTACGAGCTGCTGGGCATGCTGCTGCTCATCGTGGGCCTCTCCCTGGCGGTGCAGTTCATGGGGTACAGCGCCTCCATGGCCGCCTTCCTCATCGGCCTGGCCGTGCCGCGCGAGGGGCCCCTGGCGCGCACGCTCGTCGACCGCCTCACCTACCCGGTGCACCAGATGGTGATGCCGCTCTGCTTCGGCGCCATCGGCGCCAGGCTCGACTTCGCCGAGATCGGGCGCTTCACGGCCACCCAGTTCGCCTTCGCCGTGGCCTTTACCACGGCCGTGAGCTCCGCCGGGAAGGTGGGCGGCACGGTGCTGGTGGGGCGGTGGCTGGGCATGTCGGCGCGGGAGGCGCTGGTGCTGGGGTTCCTGCTCAACGTCAAGGGCTACTCGGACATCCTGGCTATCAACTTGGCGGACAAGAGCAACGTGTGGGGCGACACGGCGcaggtggtgctggtggtggcgtCCATCGTCAACACCTTCATGGCCGGGCCGGCGTCGGCGGCCATCGTCCGGCAGCAGCGGCGCGCCTTCAAGTACCGCTCGCACTGCCTCCAGGAGCTGCGGGTGGAGCAGGAGCTGCGGGTGCTGGTGTGCGTGCACGGCGCCGGCGGCGTGCAGGCCATGCTGACGCTGGCGGAGCTGTCCAAGGGCAGCAGCGCGCCGGTGGCCGTCTACCTGCTGCACCTGGTGGAGCTGCAGACGGCGCGCAAGTACGCCatcacgcacctctacaacaaccagTCCTTGGActccaaggaggaggaggacgcccgGTGGGGCTACTCGTGGGagatggagcaggtgacggcggcggtgCACGCCTTCAGCACCTACGACGCCGCCGTGCCGCTGCCGGTGCGCCAGATGACGGCCATCTCCAGCCTGGCGTCCATGGACGAGGACGTGCGCAACGGCGTGGAGGACGCGCGGGCGTCGCTGGTGATCGTGCCCTTCCACAAGGAGCAGCGCTACGACGGGCGCATGGTGTCGCGGCGCGGCGGGGATGGGCGGCGGCAGCTGAACCAGCGCATCCTGCAGCGCGCGCGGTGCACCGTGGGGATCCTCGTGGAGCGGCGCCTCCCCAGCATACCTGGCATCAGCGCCGGGCCGACGCCGATGCCAGAACGAGACCTCGACCTCGACCTGGAGGAGGTGCAGGCGGTGCCGCAGGGAGACGAAGAAGCGGTACAGCACCAGGTGGTGGCGGTGTTCCTGAGCGGTGCGGACGACCGGGAGGCGGTGGCGTACGCGACGCGGCTGTCGGCGCACCCATCGGTGAGCGTGTCGGTGTCCCGGTTCATGCTGCCGGAGGAGTCGCGGACGAGCATGAGGatgtcggaggaggaggcggaggacgagGAGTTCATGGCGGAGGTGCGCGCGCGGTTCGTGTCGCCGGGGCAGGTGACGTACACGGAGCGGTACGTGAGCAACGGGGTGGAGACGCTGGAGTCGCTAAGCTCGATGGTGGGGGAGTGCTCGCTGTTGGTGGTGGGGAGGggtggcggcgagggtggaggcggggcggcgaggaACACGATGACTCGGGGCATGGCGGggctggaggtggaggaggaggagtgcccgGAGCTGGGCGCCATCGGGGAGGTGCTGGCGTCGGACGACTTCTTGGGGTGCTCCGCGTCGGTGCTGGTGCTGCAGCAGCACAAGCTGCACCGGAGGATGAGGACCTGGAAGCAGAAGCAGCACTCCCAGTCGTCCCAGTCCCAGCACGGCGGCGGCCGCGCCTTGCCCTTacccgacgacgaagacgacgacatCTTCGACTGGAATTATGACTAG
- the LOC119314861 gene encoding cation/H(+) antiporter 15-like isoform X2 produces MESGVECADVVHGDYFMGGMMVINGLMALVLLLSGLFHSLLRRLGQPSIISHILAGVVVGPTFLGRAVDLRRLGMHNAGSALGDTIYYLRIVFMFFLGLEMDLRYLRHNLRRSLLLACGGSAISFLLAVAAGPFFYGMLHPSSAATFHPQKLYASTALFILVLTSTASPVLIRIVTELKLTTSETGQLAIGAAFATDIASLTAISMMVVNPTIFGHDGKPLPSRSSSSSCSTQFLLFLWMALVVCVAVGVAVRAARLINRMKRGRQYVSKYELLGMLLLIVGLSLAVQFMGYSASMAAFLIGLAVPREGPLARTLVDRLTYPVHQMVMPLCFGAIGARLDFAEIGRFTATQFAFAVAFTTAVSSAGKVGGTVLVGRWLGMSAREALVLGFLLNVKGYSDILAINLADKSNVWGDTAQVVLVVASIVNTFMAGPASAAIVRQQRRAFKYRSHCLQELRVEQELRVLVCVHGAGGVQAMLTLAELSKGSSAPVAVYLLHLVELQTARKYAITHLYNNQSLDSKEEEDARWGYSWEMEQVTAAVHAFSTYDAAVPLPVRQMTAISSLASMDEDVRNGVEDARASLVIVPFHKEQRYDGRMVSRRGGDGRRQLNQRILQRARCTVGILVERRLPSIPGISHQVVAVFLSGADDREAVAYATRLSAHPSVSVSVSRFMLPEESRTSMRMSEEEAEDEEFMAEVRARFVSPGQVTYTERYVSNGVETLESLSSMVGECSLLVVGRGGGEGGGGAARNTMTRGMAGLEVEEEECPELGAIGEVLASDDFLGCSASVLVLQQHKLHRRMRTWKQKQHSQSSQSQHGGGRALPLPDDEDDDIFDWNYD; encoded by the exons ATGGAGTCCGGCGTGGAGTGCGCGGACGTGGTCCACGGCGACTACTTCATGGGCGGCATGATGGTGATCAACGGCCTCATggccctcgtcctcctcctctcgggCCTCTTCCACTCCTtgctccgccgcctcggccagccCAGCATCATCTCCCACATCCTCGCCGGCGTCGTCGTCGGCCCCACCTTCCTCGGCCGCGCCGTCGACCTGCGCCGCCTGGGCATGCACAACGCCGGCAGCGCGCTGGGCGACACCATCTACTACCTCCGCATCGTCTTCATGTTCTTCCTCGGCCTCGAGATGGACCTGCGCTACCTCCGCCACAACCTGCGCCGCTCCCTCCTGCTCGCCTGCGGCGGCTCCGCCATCAGCTTCCTCCTCGCCGTCGCCGCGGGGCCCTTCTTCTACGGCATGCTCCACCCAAGCTCCGCCGCCACCTTCCACCCCCAGAAGCTCTACGCCTCCACCGCGCTCTTCATCCTCGTGCTCACCAGCACCGCCTCCCCGGTGCTCATCCGCATCGTCACCGAGCTCAAGCTGACCACCTCCGAGACCGGCCAGCTCGCCATCGGCGCCGCCTTCGCCACCGACATCGCCAGCCTCACCGCCATCAGCATGATGGTGGTCAACCCCACCATCTTCGGCCACGACGGCAAGCCCCtcccgtcgcgctcctcctcctcctcttgctcCACGCAGTTCCTCCTCTTCCTCTGGATGGCGCTGGTGGTGTGCGTCGCCGTGGGCGTGGCCGTGAGGGCGGCCAGGCTGATCAACCGGATGAAGCGGGGCCGGCAGTACGTGAGCAAGTACGAGCTGCTGGGCATGCTGCTGCTCATCGTGGGCCTCTCCCTGGCGGTGCAGTTCATGGGGTACAGCGCCTCCATGGCCGCCTTCCTCATCGGCCTGGCCGTGCCGCGCGAGGGGCCCCTGGCGCGCACGCTCGTCGACCGCCTCACCTACCCGGTGCACCAGATGGTGATGCCGCTCTGCTTCGGCGCCATCGGCGCCAGGCTCGACTTCGCCGAGATCGGGCGCTTCACGGCCACCCAGTTCGCCTTCGCCGTGGCCTTTACCACGGCCGTGAGCTCCGCCGGGAAGGTGGGCGGCACGGTGCTGGTGGGGCGGTGGCTGGGCATGTCGGCGCGGGAGGCGCTGGTGCTGGGGTTCCTGCTCAACGTCAAGGGCTACTCGGACATCCTGGCTATCAACTTGGCGGACAAGAGCAACGTGTGGGGCGACACGGCGcaggtggtgctggtggtggcgtCCATCGTCAACACCTTCATGGCCGGGCCGGCGTCGGCGGCCATCGTCCGGCAGCAGCGGCGCGCCTTCAAGTACCGCTCGCACTGCCTCCAGGAGCTGCGGGTGGAGCAGGAGCTGCGGGTGCTGGTGTGCGTGCACGGCGCCGGCGGCGTGCAGGCCATGCTGACGCTGGCGGAGCTGTCCAAGGGCAGCAGCGCGCCGGTGGCCGTCTACCTGCTGCACCTGGTGGAGCTGCAGACGGCGCGCAAGTACGCCatcacgcacctctacaacaaccagTCCTTGGActccaaggaggaggaggacgcccgGTGGGGCTACTCGTGGGagatggagcaggtgacggcggcggtgCACGCCTTCAGCACCTACGACGCCGCCGTGCCGCTGCCGGTGCGCCAGATGACGGCCATCTCCAGCCTGGCGTCCATGGACGAGGACGTGCGCAACGGCGTGGAGGACGCGCGGGCGTCGCTGGTGATCGTGCCCTTCCACAAGGAGCAGCGCTACGACGGGCGCATGGTGTCGCGGCGCGGCGGGGATGGGCGGCGGCAGCTGAACCAGCGCATCCTGCAGCGCGCGCGGTGCACCGTGGGGATCCTCGTGGAGCGGCGCCTCCCCAGCATACCTGGCATCAGC CACCAGGTGGTGGCGGTGTTCCTGAGCGGTGCGGACGACCGGGAGGCGGTGGCGTACGCGACGCGGCTGTCGGCGCACCCATCGGTGAGCGTGTCGGTGTCCCGGTTCATGCTGCCGGAGGAGTCGCGGACGAGCATGAGGatgtcggaggaggaggcggaggacgagGAGTTCATGGCGGAGGTGCGCGCGCGGTTCGTGTCGCCGGGGCAGGTGACGTACACGGAGCGGTACGTGAGCAACGGGGTGGAGACGCTGGAGTCGCTAAGCTCGATGGTGGGGGAGTGCTCGCTGTTGGTGGTGGGGAGGggtggcggcgagggtggaggcggggcggcgaggaACACGATGACTCGGGGCATGGCGGggctggaggtggaggaggaggagtgcccgGAGCTGGGCGCCATCGGGGAGGTGCTGGCGTCGGACGACTTCTTGGGGTGCTCCGCGTCGGTGCTGGTGCTGCAGCAGCACAAGCTGCACCGGAGGATGAGGACCTGGAAGCAGAAGCAGCACTCCCAGTCGTCCCAGTCCCAGCACGGCGGCGGCCGCGCCTTGCCCTTacccgacgacgaagacgacgacatCTTCGACTGGAATTATGACTAG